The Electrophorus electricus isolate fEleEle1 chromosome 15, fEleEle1.pri, whole genome shotgun sequence genome segment TCTGTATAAAACTTGGAATTTACTTCATCTACAAGCTTTATTGTATCAATCCCTACTGAGGTTTAACTCTAATCTGTGTTTAATCACTTATTGAAATGTTTATTGTAATCACAGTGCCTGGGGTTTCTTATTGTTTAACCccatagctttttttttcttttaggctAATTATGTATTACCTTTAACAGGGTTAACAAAACACGTCAATTGGTTGACCTACACTTAATTCACTCTACtcatgaacaaaatgaaaacaacagaagaaatCTGTGGACAATCAACTGcaatgaaacaaagaaatacacacaatacCAAATAACAGTactgtatacacatatatattcacaaAGCCCCGATGAAATAATGAGGCACAAAAGATGAAAGGGGCGTTCAAATGGAAGGGAAAAAATCATTACAAAGATAGGTTTACAAACGCCTTGGGTGGCTCGCCGTTTCAGGTCTCTGCCTGACGTTCATGTAGCTGAGGAGGCGTTCtcacagaggggagaaaagaAAACGAAAACTAGAAAAGCGGGAAGTAatcaaataagacaaaaaaacccagaactGCACCCAAGTAGTAACAACCTTAGTGTGTTTTTTCATACAAGCATTCAGTAAGATAACATGTCACAACTGTCatacattcaaattaaaatctGCCTCAGAGAAACGTACGCTTTTATGACAGCTAAGTTTTCATATGCACGATTCAGCACATGAAGAGATTATCACCAGCACAACTCAATGTGTATTATGTAATGCACACAAAATTTCAAACAAATCTTTACACTTTTCTGCATCAATTATCACTCAAATTAGATGaacaacatttaaatttatactCTCGCTTTTTAATCTATTATCTGGCTTCCTTCATCATAGCATTTTTCCCCCGCAGCGTCATGCTAATTAGCTTCTTTTCCTCGCTAATCATTTTGTGAAgtatttcaaattttttttttaaatcaccaaATCTGGACTTTTTAGTCTCAAGACGAGGCAATGGTTAAGATAAACCGTAGTTCTCACAAATTTGGTAGCCTTGGTCCAAATTTAGTAGTTTTATTAAGTTCTCAGATTGTGAGCTCGTTTAACGTGCGTCtccgccctctccctctctctctctctctctctctctctctctctctctctctctctctctctctctctctctcacatctaCTTGATTTACACACTGGAAAATGGGGCATGACTACGTCATGAGTAAAAGTAATTCAGTACTATTTCACTACTCCATATTCATGGTTCAGATATTTTATCCCATATTGGacaattataatattttatttcagagGAGAATGTATTTCCTTATTCATCTATTTACTAATTTTCTCTATTCATGTCTCAAGTTGAAAGGCAAATAAAgtgctatttatttatctctctcttcaCATTTTTATTAGAAAGTACCTGCAAACCTCTAAGGGTTACACATAGCTGATCGCCGAGAGGCCATGGGCATGGCTGGGTGATAGACCAGTCCTGAGATGCTTGGCCCCCATCTTGGTGCTGGCCTCAGTGATGAAGAGTGCCCTTaacatcctcctcctcactctaTCTGTCCTGTACAGAGCTGAGGTATGTGACTATCTAAAGTAACTTAACATGTTTCCATCATACAGTATTTAAGAAGTTCCAGGAACATCATCTTTAAATCCAGAACTGCTCTGTTGTATGTGCTTAAGATGATTCTGAGTGATTAAAACTTGTGCCATGTCCCCTATTTTGGCTAttttgcatgcatatatatatatatatatatatatatatatatatatatatatatatatatatatatatatatatatatatataagggaCTGAGACTTTATAATCACTCAGAATCATCTTAAGCACATACAACAGAGCAGTTCTAGATTTAAagatgatgcacacacacacatacacacacacacgcacagtgcatctgtgtgtgtgtgtgtgtgtgtgtgtgtgtgtgtgtgtgtcactctttgaacaatataaataattcacACATAGCAATCGAGAGGCAATTTTCGAGACCCAAACAAACGCTGATTTTTCTGCGGTCTGGAGTTTTTCTCAGCGACCTCTAAAATCCGTCGTGAGCGGAAAATCAGGTCTAAAATCATGTAGTGTGAACTCAACATTATGTGGCCTACAGGAATTTCCACTAGGGGAACAGAACTAGGGGAGGTGCATATTTGACTATAACACTGctcatttaaataacaattgTCTATGCCTATCAGAAAATGTAACCAACAAactctctcacattcactaTCAAAACTCTCATTTTCACTATCAAACTGTCTCTCATTCACTGTCAAACTCACATTCACTATCAAACTCTCAATCACTATCAAACTCTTTTACATTCACTAACTAATTCACTATCTCTCTCACTAATTCActatctctctcattcactaTTAAAATCGTTCATTCACTGTCAAGAATGCCTGAGTATGACAGTGAAAATGAGAGAGTCTGATGGAGcatgtaagaggtttgatagtgtttGTAAGAGAATACGATGGTGAGTGTAAGGGATTTGATAGTGACTGTGAGAGGTAAGTTTATATAATGGCCTAAATGGCCTCTCACTTCACATTCACATCAAATTAACTGCATGCTGTGGCATCTCATGGGTGCCATctagcagtgtgtctgtgggaagaCACTGAAGGACATGGTGCAGGAATGGCAGAGGTATCGGGAAGACTGCGAGCGGAATATCAGCTCTGAGCCTACACCCTCAGGTATCCTGAAAAACCCTCCCTTTCTGCCAGTCAAGCCACAGGTCCAGTTCATGAGTGTTGGGTGTGTGGCTTCATGCATAAacatactgcaaaaaaaagaaaaaaaagttgagaCTTACATTACTGAACACCCTACATTGGTCTGAATTAAGAGCTCTGTTGTTTGCATAGGAAATGTAGATGTGATGAAATACTTGTGATAAAAATTGTGATGAAGATAGAATACCTTTAATAAACTGTTGTCTCTCACATGATGTCATAATATTTCTGTTAAAACTGTTTCACTGCAGCATTCATTTCATCCTGTATCCTTACCCAGGTGCATTCTGCAGACGCATGTTTGATATGTATGCTTGCTGGACAGATGGTATGCCAAACACCACAGTCAAAGTGCCATGCCCCTGGTATTTGCCTTGGTATGATCAAGGTACTTGATGCCATTCATAGTTTAGAGtagaatatataatatatatagtagtgAAAATAGCAAATTTTAGCAGAATATGCTTTATGCTCTTGACTAGAAATGCAAGAAGATAGGGTGATTATAAAGTATTCAGCTATTGCTTGTGATTCCCATTTTCTGCAGTGCGAACTGGGAATGTGACCCGGGAATGTGGCCCAGATGGCCAGTGGCACACTTTCAACACCAGCCACACCTGGAGAGACCACTCGCAGTGCGACTTCGATGCAAGCAACCTAAGAGAACAGGTGTGACTTCCCTTCATGGCTGTAGTGATGTCAAAGAGTgtgaacattaaaaacaaaagaaacccaCCATCAGTTTTTCGTATTTGTTTTCACCTTCATGGGTTCCCATTCAAAACAAGCACAATCTTAAAAAAAGCCTGTAGAGCTTCCCTGATATGCTTCAGTTCAGTAATTTAGGCTGTGCTCATAGGCTTTTTATACCTGTCTCCTCACAGCTTTATTAACTTTCTACCTACTTGGATATTTAGATACCACTCACTAGGTGAAGGTTAAAAGTTCTAagtaaattatgtgtaattgcATGAAGTAGACTGATATGTAGGCAATGACTTTTTACTGGCATTCAGAACTAAATTCTAGACCCTTATATAAGAGATGGAAACACAATATATTTGCTCTAAATAAACTTAGAATTTTTATAAATCACTTATTGACTTATGGATTCATATAACCCTGAAATGTGCTTCTGTATTTGGTGCATGTACCAGCATAGTTAAGCTAAAGGAAAATGTATTAGCGGCATATTAGTGTTTCTACCATGATGGTTTTCTCCTTCCACCTAACATATATATTTCATGAGCCATATGAGAATGAAAAAGTATTTAAACATGATAACTTACAGCTATTAAGAAACTATAAATTGTACTATTCTACAGCTTTACAAACTATTCACATTTATTATATGATATGAAGAGCTTGGTTGTGGTCCACAACCTAAAGGCATAAGGCACACTGCAAATGCTCCACTGACCATATGCTGTAGACAACGGGTCTTGCTCATCAGGTTACTGCTAATGGACCTCCAGTTACAGTCCATTACATGGAAAGGGACCCccaaatgtataaaattattaCCATGCCATGGTCTGCATCTCAAGATGTGCAAGGGCCATTTGCTAGACCTGCAGGGTGAGGAGATAGTGGCAGTGAAATGGGCTGTAACTGGAGAATTGGAAAGTTCTGACATTACACAAACATGGCAAGCTCATTAGCAGGTTCTTGATCAGAATTCACCTGGCATCGTGTTGCACACCAGGCATGTGAGAAATGACTTGTCATAACATCCTGTCTGGTTTATAGCGATTGCAGGCCCACACTGAAATGCACAGGAAATGTGCTGTTAGTAAAAACTTGCAGCCTTTCTCATATGGATgccataaatacattttgtacatttatgaTATAGGGTATTCAGGAGGTAAGAGTATGTTGCCAAATTGACACATTTGATAATGCAGTTATAATAAGTAAAAATCTATTTGTGTCAGTTATTAGATGAACCTGTTCTGTGAGGGAATGTAAACACATTTAGCTGTTTTAATATATGCTTTAACTGGCCAATTTTGTCTGGTTTAACAGGAGAATCAGATTTTGATCCTAGCCTATTTCAGGGTCATGTACACAGTTGGCTACTCTTTGTCCCTGGCCAGCCTGTCACTGGCCATCATCATACTGCTTCTTTTTAGGTGAGTACAAATTGCTCCAGTCTTGTCTGATGTGTCCTTTATCtatttttcagatttaaaacaacaacaacaagagaaCAGATTGTCATCTAGAAATGAGGTTGAACTGGCATGTGTAATTGCCTGTAGGCTATGCTTGACCAACTACATGACCATTACAATTTGATAATATGTGAACTGTACACATTGTAAATGATCATGTGAGTGTGGTTGCGTTAACATGAGGATTCATGGTCATTTGCAGTGTGTAAATGCATTACATAAATGTCAGTCAGAGGCATTAGCATAGCCATTAGCAGCATGAAACACTAGATTTTTCAGTGCAGAGCAGagtctttatatattttttaagtttatgtgttttaaacatAGTCATATTTCTGCTGTCTTTCCTCTAAAGCCTCCAGCTAAGTTTCATATGTTTTTGCCTGTATGTAGCCTGCATCAATGCTCTCCAGCAGTAACAATCAGGATGTCTAATGATGACATTTATGTGGTTCCTTTTCTTTATGCAGCGCACAATGTGTAACATCATTATGCTTATTCTAGCCTATTATGTTTGGGGAACACTTTATGCTGGCTTACATAAAACTTTCACAGAATTCTACACAATGAATTTATAACACCTTTATGGATGTTAATTACACCATAATGAAAATGTTCCATAATTGTGCACTGGCACCATATAATGCAATAACATGGAACAAAACAGCCATGCCAAAATCAAATTTCAAGTACTGAAAGTTGTATTACTTATTACTAAACACCTAACACTTGAGGTGACCTAATGTATATCACTAAACCTTGGATCTGCTACTTACATTCAttgacatttgcatttgtttctgcTTCTTTGGAATTGGTTATTTTGTGATTACAATATTGTAGGAAACTCCGCTGCACCCGCAACTATATCCACACCAATCTCTTCACTTCCTTCATCCTGCGTGCTGTGTCCATCCTCACACGTGATGCTCTGCTCTCCAGGGAGACACCTCAGTTCAGAGATGACAGTAACATGTCCCATGTCCTGAGCGAGCAGGTCTGTCCTCCCATCGACTGAAGCCAGtctcaaatgcacacataacAAAACCTCTAGCACTTCCCAATGACCTATAGTCTAATATTTCCCAATCCTGGTATATATCTGGACagatcagaaacagaaaatatggCAATAGTCTCCAAATTCTCTCTCTTGAATTGTATCTAATTCAAGTTTGCAGTCTCAAATGACAAGTTAGCCTACTCTAAAATCATATATCTAAACTCATACAGTTGTgtaaaataatagcagtctaacattactaatgtatttaattactgattttggcagaaaagataatacaatatGGGGAAAAATCCATGACTGGGTGTAGCTGAGTAATGGGCAACtgacagaatcaacagtcatggcATGCAcactgctaattgggtgtaattgactaatttaatgaaaggggcgtgttcaaattaatagcagtgtggagttcaattagtaaggtcattcattctatgaagaaacaggtgtcaattacggcccttatttaaagaaagagggcagcaaatgttgtgcctgctggttttagcccttgctcagtgagtaaaatgggtcgttccagacattgcactgaaggagaaagaactttgatcaagaagttgattggagagaggaaaacatataaagaagtgcagaaaataattggctgctcaactaaaatgatctcaaatgctttaaaatggcaaacaaaacagaaatactaCGATCCgtgtagatcatagaataataagaatggcaaagaagcatcgaatgatcagctccagggaaatcaaagaagatctttaattacctgtgagtactgcaacaatcagaagacacctacatgaagccaaactatttgcaagaaaccctcgtaaagtaccgttgctgaaaaaaaagacatctttgccaaagaacacattgactggcctaaagagaagtggctcAACATtatatggacagatgagagccagattgttcttattgggtctaaaggccacagatagtttgtgagacgacccataaacactgaagcCACAGTACattgtgaagactgtaaaacatggaggtgcaagcataatggtttggggatgtttctcatactttggattTGGACCCATTTATCGCGTACCAGGTatcatggaccagtttgaatatatcaaaatactggaagaggtcatgttgccatatgctgaagaagaaatgcccttgaaatgggtgtttcagcaggacaacgaccccaaacacaccagcaagtgggCAACATCCTGATTCCAGActaacaagattgatgttatgaagctCAATCTCCAGACCTCAgtccgattgagaatttgtggagtgacattaaaaatgctgtttttgatgcaaaacccaaaaatgcagaagaactgtggaatatagtccagtcatcttgggctggaatatctgttcgcaggtgtcagatgttagctGACTCCATGCCatacagatgtaaagcagttatcaaaAATacaggttatacaactaaatattagttcagtgatcaacagaaaagttaaatctgtaaacaactttcagtttatactgtaaatatttgagtttgtaaatgaaaatgaagacactgctatttttctgaacagcccattattcttttttcttcattttcagtttaaaaattgatatttcgttcatgttttcatgtggAATTGAATGTACAGTGCTCTCAATGCCTTTGTGtctatggaaataaatgctattatgaggactgagctttttctcagttgttttaaacacactgctattattttgcacataactgtatatcaCTAGTTACTTTTTAATCAAAAGCTTTGAAGTGAAGCCACAGTCCTGTGGATCCCTGACCCATGAACCTTTACCCTCTGTGCTCTGCCTCCAGGCTCTGTCTGGCTGCTGCATAGCTCAAGTGATGATGCAGTACTGTGTGGGAGCCAACTACTTTTGGCTGCTGGTGGAGGGCCTGTACCTGCACAACCTGCTGGTGCTCATGGTGTTCTCTGAGCAGAGCTTCTTTTGGGGTTACCTCCTCATTGGCTGGGGTCAGTATGCTCTCCTCTGGACACAGAGGGCTTTTGATACGACCCGATCAGCAATAatattaaaaccacctgcctaataaTGTGTACGTCCCTCTCATGCtgccaaaacagctctgacccattGAAGTATGGtctccacaagacctctgatGGTGTCATGTGGTACCTGGCACCAAGGCATTAGCAGCAGATTCTTTAAGTCCATGGATCAGACCTGTTTTCCCAGCatatcccaaagattctcagttgGACCTAGAATCTTTGGAccaagtcaacaccttgaacCCTGTCATGTTCCTCAATGAAGGAgtgtacttggtctgcaacGTTTAATAGGTGGTATGTGTCAAATTAATATCCACATGAATGCTACAATGGATCGGTGACAGCAGCTGCGATGCACTGTGCTCTGACACATTTTTATCATAGACAGCACTACCTTTTTGTACAATTTGTGCTACAGTACCTATTCTGTGGGATCAGGCCAGATAGGAGAGTTTTCACTCCTCTTGCacatcagtgagccttgggcACCCATGACCCTGACTCTGGTACACTAGTTGCTCTGTCCCTAGCTGCTACCTGTCACAATTTTGTCCTTGTCAAAGATACTTAGGTCCTCACTCTTGCCCTtatttcctgcttccaacataTCACCTTCAAGACTTGACTGTTCACTGCTGCTTACTATATCCCaccccttgacaggtgccattgTAATAAGATAATCAGTATTATTCACTACACCTGTCAGTGgctttaatgttatttatataaGCAAGATATTGATGTGTGAGCCAAATTcttgtaattttaatatttgtcattttaattctttcaataaacatcattcattttttttcaggtACTCCCATATTCTTTGTGGTGCCATGGATCATAATGCGCTCCTTGTATGAGAACACAAGGTAAGCTCCATCAGCTaggctttgctttgttttgtctttactttagtgttttaaaaacaacaaacattgcCTAATGCCTTACAGGTGCTGGGAGGTCAATGGCAACATGGCATATTGGTGGATCATCCGAACTCCAATCCTCCTGGCTATTTTAGTGAGTCTTGGTGATTAATGGTGAAAATATCAGTGGACTcataagtaaaacatttttaggtGTTTGGACTTAATACTAGTAACACCTTAAAGTAAATCACAGCATGGTATTTTCCAGTATGTCTCAGTACTTCAAAACTCTAAATTTCACTTGAGGCTGCAGCAGTTGCAGATGAGATCTTAGCATAAGTTAAGTGTTAAGTTGAAAGCTAGTTAGCATGGTTTGATTATTATGTTAGAACCTTCTTGTGTTACTTTTTTGGAATGTCTTTTTGTAATTGTGTAATCGTTTATTCCATGATTTCTTTCTGGCTGTGTGAAACTGCACACTTATGCCCCAAGTTGCCCAGCTGAACATCAAGATTAATATGATGAATATTGCTACTATAGCCTgctattataatttattataatcatGTCACAAATTTGTATATTCATATCTATGCTATATTTAATGAGATTTTGCATTCTGATTGTGTGATACATTGCAGGTAAACTTTTTCATATTCATGAGGATTATTCAGATCCTCATCTCCAAGTTAAAAGCACACCAAATGAGATACACAGACTATAAATTCAGGTAAGGCTGTGCAAATACAAATCCAACTAACTGGGCTACATTCAGGATTAATAAATTTGACTGACTAACTTTTGtatatttgacatttgacattcTTCAGGCACTCCAGACACTCATGCTCAGTGCAGTGATTTGCTTCAAACATCTTTCTCTatccatatttttatattgttaatatcgttaataataattcaaatgtattcaCATGATTAGGACTTCCTGTACAAACCTTCAAGGTTTCCTTAGGCAAAAGTAATATTCTTATCTTCTGATATTAAATGTTGCCTTTATTTATAGCAGGGTCTTTAGGAGTTTGTATCTAAGCCAAATCCTGTGGGAGATTTCAGATGTCTCATTTTAAGTGGTGACATTATTGTAAAACGTAAATTTAGAAACATCTTCCATTCAAAATATGTGCCCAAGTGCCCgccaaaaatggaaagaaatcaGATTTCAAGTCACTGTTCTTCTTGTTATTTAGTAATTATGAAATAATAGTACAATGAGGATAAATCATTCTTAAGctttgaattaatttaaatgcatgttGATCTTTAGGCTGGCCAAGTCTACCTTGACACTCATCCCTCTGCTGGGAATTCATGAGGTGGTGTTTGCTGTGGGGACGgaggaacagacagagggtATACTACGCAGCATCATCCTTTTCTTTCATCTGTTTTTCAGCTCCTTTCAGGTACAGATGATATCTTTACCAAGACAAGAAAGCCCTTCCATTACATGGTGCAAATCATGATATGCTCTCTTGAAGAAAACTGATTAACTTCTGACACATTTAAGAGATTATTCCCATCTGTGTTCCTCTGCAGGGTTTTCTGGTGGCtattttatactgttttgtgAACAAAGAGGTAAGAGCCACCAAAAGAACTTCCAAAAGAGTTGGTAAATATACATGCCACCTGTTCCTTCAAGATCAAATGCTCTCCTATCAACTTTGTTTtatgatatttaaatgtatttatgtctgAAGACTAAGCGTTTGAAGACACACATTGATGTTACATGTCCATTTGCTATTGTCTTACGTGAGAGGATATTCCAAAATTAATGAATTCTAATACATTAGATAATACAGCACCATGATGTAATGCATCTCTGAAATAATCACAtgctcagtatgtgtgtgcgcgcgcatgtgtatgtgcataccTACTTATACCCACTATGACCCACAGGCCTAGAGTTTTTAAATGGACCTCTGCCTATCCCAGGTGCAGTCAGAGATCAAGAAAAAGTGGCAGCGGTGGAAGCTGGGAATTAGCGTTCTGGATGATCGCAACACAGGCAGCCACACTGCACAGGGATTTAAGTGCTCACAGGACCATCCGTGTCAGCAGGACTGTTCTGAGAGGGACAGCAGCCACAAGGGCTCAgaccctccccccacccagcCCTCTGTCCAGCGGCATCAGCATACTGAAGCTAAGAAGGGCAGGGCGTACTGCTATATCTCTGGGCGCAAGCAGGTGCTGAATGGATTAGACACACCAGCTTTGGGCCACATTGAAATAGAAGGAACAAACCAATACTGTGAGAGCTACTGCTAAGAGAAGTGGAAACGGACCTTGCGTAGCAGTGGTTGTAAAGTGCTACAGGGAGAGATATGGAGATAGCAGTTGCACACATAGAGGCAAGCTGCATATGATAATAGGAAGTTTCTTGCGAGAGTGTTAAATTCAGTACAGTTTACAGGTAGCATGATCCAGCACAATTACAGCTTTGAATGGACCTTTTCTGAAAGCAGTGCagctgtaagggttggcaccaagCTGAGGCCCcttccagccaccagagggaggcctcgagtcaaccacgctactaatcaggcttgatgcccaacagttgggctagaccttatataagcccagtgacccagtcactcagtgctgggtcttttctaaagttttgagccaagctcctaggtGGTAACTTCAGGttttgaggtctgtgagcccttatGCTACAACTCATTTCTTCCCTGCgagggtgtccgtgtttttacacatccctttctctcttcagttttcccctctcgagtctgtctctctcccaaggcttcccttagccattcaagttcctccacctttttctggttttgtttgggaggttttagtttggttttccccagtgcatcggggttgccgttcttcccgtggtgtcctttgttctcccttttttccacgctcggcgtgtttgtttatttttccttttggtttACCTGATTCAAGATCTaactgcacacaggcccactaTCATTAGTGTGGCTGTGCACCCAGTAGGCTCTCAGTGTCAttacctagctgacctgggtttgagcccacttTACAGCAGCAGTCTATAACTGGACTTTATGAAGCCTTCAGTGCTTTAGAAGCAGAAGGGTCCAAACAAAGTTGTGCTCtttgttgtctttttattgtttgttgctATTTTCTACCTCTTTGAAACATTTTGGCAATGATCTATGTCACTTGAGGACCATCACTCGCAAGCAAGTATGGCCATAGTAAAACATTAAACTCCTGAGGATTATTGAGTATATGTTGTATTCACAGGTAAGACAGCTAGAACCTTGTTATGGTGGCTCATAGTCATAGACTGCCAAATACAATGCATAGCTCTCTGCAAATCTGAAAACGTCATGTTTGGTAAAGGTTTACACAGTTTGGCTTATAAGAGCTATATATCAAGAGCCCTAATCACTATTTCTAATTAGAACCACCTATTATTCattgatgtttaaaaatatttgtgacataAATATGAGCTCATGAGTCATGAATAATATTATTGCAAGACATTGCAgatgtcatttaaaacattccATATAActtggaaaagaaaatgttcacCTATTATGTCACCTAAATTCTTACAATTCTGTATTATACTTAAGAGAATTCAGGTCTGTGCATACAACAGGAGATCTAACCTGTTCATTATGACATGACATTCCATTCAGTGGCCTAATACACTCACATGGACATAGCACAGATGCCAACAGAGCACTGTATTAATACTACAGACGTCCCAGCAGGACACTATTTCTGAAACCATGACTAAGCAAGTTTAGAATCTGAATCTGTCACCTATTGTTCTGATCATGTTGAGCAAAATGCATGGACCAAGGTCTGAAATGTTCTGCTTAAAAGATGTAGTTTACCATTTAATGCCATGAAAAACATGTCACAGAGACTCATATGAATCTTAAATAGTGGAAGTTTGGTGTGGCCCATTTGAAAGCTAGTTGTCATACTTCCAAGAGCCCTCAATATTTACCAAAACCTTGTTTCTTGAGATTTCAATAACAAACCCATTTTCTGTTATATTACTGAATATGGTGCAATTTCACTGCTTGCCCTCTTTATTTTCAAATGACTATGATATGGTATTCTGAGTTAGTTGAATTTTACCAGTAAATAAACTAGACAAACTAGTTTTTGGAGTTGGCTACAAGGTTATAAAGTCATTGGAAAAACTCACAAAGCTAACACTACATGCTTCACCATACAGTATGTTTTCAGCATATGCTTTATCATTCAACTGAAAGAATATTCGGTGCATTAAGGCAGAATCTGAAAGGCATACTTTGGTATACATGGGACTCAGAAGaaaacccacatacacacagccctccACTGCAGCTCAGCTTTGATTATTCACTGCAGTAGAACATGACGTTGAAGGTCGTTCCATACCTTGGCAATAGTCGCCATCTAGTGGAAGTAGCTAAAAAAGAATCAAAATTGCTTACCTTCACTTCTAGGCCCTCTGTCATCCTAGCAGTGCTATATCTTATAAGGCAGGAactaaattgtaaattgtaagtGTATGGATTTGTGTCTcatgtttaatatataaaagtatattaaaagtggacatgataaaaaaaagtgatcttGGTATTGTGAATCATATACTTGTTTCAACATGTGTTAATcccatattcatttttaaatcccAT includes the following:
- the gipr gene encoding glucagon receptor: MKSALNILLLTLSVLYRAECVCGKTLKDMVQEWQRYREDCERNISSEPTPSGAFCRRMFDMYACWTDGMPNTTVKVPCPWYLPWYDQVRTGNVTRECGPDGQWHTFNTSHTWRDHSQCDFDASNLREQENQILILAYFRVMYTVGYSLSLASLSLAIIILLLFRKLRCTRNYIHTNLFTSFILRAVSILTRDALLSRETPQFRDDSNMSHVLSEQALSGCCIAQVMMQYCVGANYFWLLVEGLYLHNLLVLMVFSEQSFFWGYLLIGWGTPIFFVVPWIIMRSLYENTRCWEVNGNMAYWWIIRTPILLAILVNFFIFMRIIQILISKLKAHQMRYTDYKFRLAKSTLTLIPLLGIHEVVFAVGTEEQTEGILRSIILFFHLFFSSFQGFLVAILYCFVNKEVQSEIKKKWQRWKLGISVLDDRNTGSHTAQGFKCSQDHPCQQDCSERDSSHKGSDPPPTQPSVQRHQHTEAKKGRAYCYISGRKQVLNGLDTPALGHIEIEGTNQYCESYC